The proteins below come from a single Chryseobacterium nepalense genomic window:
- a CDS encoding MFS transporter, whose amino-acid sequence MSEIENHETQNIKNNPKIMKAWAVYDWANSVYSLVITSTIFPIYYSILTTAYEKKEYVEETKSWIDVPVRHMITIFGKEYQPDAVYGYSLTISFFIVVLLSPFLSSLADTIGNKKSFLQFFCYLGATSCMGLAMFTGMHNVFLGLLFSITASVGFWGSLVFYNSFLPDIATRDKQDALSAKGYVYGYIGSVVLVIICLLLIQVVAKGDPAKQLLFTRVSFLLTGAWWFGFSQYTFKHLPQFGDVKEKLPKDLVLLNYKNIFKKHEEQGGFFEVLKDNLCFYKDIAKESFNELFKVGKELFKHRNLKFFLSSFFFYSVGMQTIFLMATLFGKSEINLPQDKLIGTLLIIQIEAIIGAVIFSRLSRKIGNKNVISIAVVLWIVACIWAYFLNKENPTVEYQFYGVAAVVGLVMGGLQAMSRSTYSKLLPENSMENTTFFSFYDVLEKIAIIVGTFVFALFIDKYDALRSIFAKIDVMLPSASGMRFAAFSMAIFFFVGLILIRFLKLSTPKND is encoded by the coding sequence ATGTCTGAAATTGAGAACCACGAAACTCAAAACATAAAGAATAACCCGAAGATTATGAAAGCCTGGGCAGTCTATGACTGGGCCAATTCAGTATACTCTCTCGTTATTACTTCTACCATTTTCCCCATTTATTATTCCATTCTTACTACAGCGTACGAAAAGAAAGAATATGTGGAAGAAACAAAGTCCTGGATTGATGTTCCGGTAAGACACATGATTACCATTTTTGGAAAAGAATACCAGCCGGATGCCGTGTACGGATATTCGTTAACGATTTCTTTCTTTATCGTGGTATTGTTGTCTCCGTTTCTCTCATCATTAGCAGATACTATCGGGAATAAAAAATCCTTTCTGCAGTTTTTCTGTTATCTGGGGGCCACTTCTTGTATGGGATTGGCCATGTTTACCGGTATGCACAATGTCTTCCTTGGGCTTCTGTTCAGCATTACGGCAAGTGTCGGATTTTGGGGCAGTCTTGTATTTTATAATTCGTTCCTTCCGGATATCGCTACAAGGGACAAACAGGATGCACTTTCCGCAAAAGGGTATGTTTACGGCTATATCGGTTCGGTTGTCTTGGTAATTATTTGTCTATTATTAATACAGGTTGTGGCCAAGGGAGACCCTGCAAAACAACTTTTGTTCACAAGGGTAAGCTTCCTGCTAACAGGCGCCTGGTGGTTTGGTTTTTCACAATATACCTTTAAGCATCTGCCTCAGTTCGGTGATGTTAAAGAAAAGCTTCCGAAAGATCTTGTATTATTAAATTATAAAAACATTTTTAAAAAACACGAAGAACAGGGCGGTTTTTTTGAAGTATTGAAAGATAACCTGTGCTTCTATAAAGATATTGCCAAAGAAAGTTTCAATGAATTATTTAAAGTAGGAAAGGAGCTGTTTAAACACAGAAATCTTAAATTTTTCCTCTCCAGTTTCTTTTTCTACAGTGTAGGGATGCAGACTATTTTCCTGATGGCGACCCTGTTCGGGAAAAGTGAAATAAATCTTCCTCAGGATAAGCTTATAGGAACCCTTCTTATTATCCAGATTGAAGCCATCATAGGTGCAGTTATATTCTCAAGATTATCAAGAAAAATCGGAAATAAAAATGTAATATCCATCGCCGTAGTATTGTGGATTGTGGCCTGTATCTGGGCATACTTCCTTAATAAGGAAAATCCTACGGTTGAATACCAGTTCTATGGTGTTGCAGCGGTTGTCGGGCTTGTAATGGGAGGTCTTCAGGCAATGTCAAGATCCACTTATTCCAAGCTTTTGCCGGAAAATTCAATGGAAAATACTACATTTTTCAGCTTTTATGATGTACTGGAAAAAATTGCCATTATTGTAGGAACTTTTGTTTTTGCATTATTTATTGATAAGTACGATGCTCTACGGTCTATCTTTGCTAAAATTGATGTTATGCTTCCATCTGCCTCCGGGATGAGGTTTGCAGCATTTTCAATGGCAATCTTCTTCTTTGTAGGATTAATTCTTATAAGGTTTTTGAAACTCAGTACTCCTAAAAACGATTAA
- a CDS encoding acetyl-CoA C-acyltransferase, with amino-acid sequence MKEVFIVSAVRTPMGSFLGSLSAVPATKLGAVAVKGALDKINLDPKQVQEIYMGNVLQAGEGQAPARQVALGAGLSNETPSTTVNKVCASGMKAVTMAAQAIKAGDADVIVAGGMENMSSVPHYYNARNATKLGDVKMQDGMVLDGLTDVYNKVHMGVCAEKCATDYSISREEQDNFAIESYKRAAKAWSEGKFADEVVPVEIPQRKGEPVIFAEDEEYKSVSFDRIPTLPTVFKKEEGTVTAANASTLNDGASALILVSKEKMEELGLKPLAKIISYADAAQAPEDFTTAPSKALPIALKKAGLELTDIDFFEFNEAFSVVGLANNKILGLDASKVNVNGGAVAIGHPLGSSGSRIIVTLINVLKQNNGKYGAAAICNGGGGASAIVIENLQ; translated from the coding sequence ATGAAAGAAGTATTCATTGTTTCCGCAGTAAGAACTCCAATGGGGAGCTTTCTGGGAAGTTTATCAGCTGTTCCTGCTACAAAGCTTGGAGCTGTTGCCGTAAAAGGAGCATTAGACAAAATTAATCTTGATCCGAAACAGGTTCAGGAAATCTATATGGGGAATGTTTTACAGGCTGGAGAAGGTCAGGCACCTGCGCGTCAGGTTGCTTTGGGAGCTGGTCTTTCAAACGAAACGCCTTCCACTACGGTAAATAAAGTTTGTGCTTCAGGGATGAAGGCTGTAACGATGGCTGCACAGGCGATAAAAGCGGGTGATGCTGATGTGATCGTTGCTGGAGGTATGGAAAATATGTCTTCGGTTCCACACTATTACAACGCAAGAAATGCCACTAAATTAGGTGACGTAAAAATGCAGGACGGAATGGTTCTGGACGGGCTTACAGATGTGTACAATAAAGTTCACATGGGTGTTTGTGCAGAAAAGTGCGCAACAGACTACAGCATTTCCAGAGAAGAACAGGATAATTTTGCCATCGAATCTTATAAAAGAGCTGCAAAAGCATGGAGCGAAGGAAAATTTGCCGATGAGGTAGTACCGGTAGAAATTCCGCAGAGAAAAGGAGAACCTGTAATATTTGCTGAAGATGAAGAATACAAATCTGTAAGCTTCGACAGGATTCCAACGCTTCCTACCGTATTCAAAAAAGAAGAGGGAACGGTAACAGCAGCAAATGCTTCTACTTTAAATGACGGGGCTTCTGCTTTGATCCTCGTTTCTAAAGAGAAAATGGAAGAATTGGGACTTAAGCCATTGGCAAAAATCATTTCTTATGCAGATGCGGCTCAGGCTCCGGAAGATTTCACTACTGCACCTTCAAAAGCATTACCGATTGCGCTTAAAAAAGCAGGATTGGAACTTACAGATATCGATTTCTTCGAGTTCAACGAAGCTTTCTCTGTAGTAGGCCTTGCCAACAATAAAATTCTGGGATTAGATGCTTCTAAAGTGAATGTAAATGGTGGAGCAGTAGCTATTGGTCACCCGCTTGGAAGTTCAGGTTCAAGAATTATTGTTACGCTGATCAATGTTTTGAAACAAAATAACGGCAAATATGGTGCAGCTGCCATCTGTAATGGTGGAGGCGGTGCTTCTGCCATCGTTATCGAAAATTTACAATAA
- a CDS encoding RNA polymerase sigma factor, with protein MKHLEKNFQQAKKHDRKGQKVLYEMFSAKMLAIANSYVNNIHDAEDIVMNSFFVCFSKIEECKEWKSFPFWLRKIVVNNSINFIRKRKNILYSDVEISEIEYRDDEWNEEVQDINVDEIFSKMPDGYRIIFNLYVFEERKHHEIAEILNISEGTSKSQLSKSKKWITDFLKQKKDEKQYAK; from the coding sequence ATGAAGCATTTAGAAAAGAATTTCCAACAGGCAAAAAAACATGACCGGAAAGGCCAAAAGGTCCTCTACGAAATGTTTTCGGCAAAAATGCTCGCCATTGCAAATTCATATGTCAACAATATCCATGATGCGGAAGACATTGTGATGAATTCTTTTTTTGTCTGCTTTTCAAAGATTGAAGAATGTAAGGAATGGAAAAGTTTTCCGTTCTGGCTGAGAAAAATAGTGGTAAATAATTCCATCAATTTTATCAGGAAAAGGAAAAATATATTATACTCAGATGTGGAGATTAGTGAAATTGAGTATCGCGATGATGAATGGAACGAAGAAGTGCAGGATATTAATGTTGATGAAATTTTCTCTAAAATGCCGGATGGCTACAGGATTATTTTTAACCTCTATGTCTTTGAAGAAAGAAAACATCATGAAATAGCAGAAATTCTTAATATTTCTGAAGGGACTAGCAAAAGTCAGCTCAGTAAATCCAAAAAATGGATCACAGATTTTTTAAAACAGAAAAAGGATGAAAAACAATATGCTAAATAA
- a CDS encoding nucleoside permease, whose amino-acid sequence MNLKLRLTILSFLQFFVWGAWLITMANFWFGTKHWDGAQFGAVFGTMGIASIFMPTITGIIADRWVNAERIFAALHILYGIVLFFLPHSADPDSFFYVMLLAMCFYMPTIALANSISYTVLKNSDLDVVKDFPPIRVWGTIGFIVAMWITNLTGNKATEGQFYIAGGVAVFLGIYALTLPKCPPQKLIDKNAPLAEQLGLNAFKLFKDYKTALFFLFSMLLGAALQLTNAYGDVFLSEFEHFPKYADSFVVKRSTIIMSISQVSETLFILAIPFFLKKFGIKKVMLMSMIAWVLRFAFFAYGVPEGFGLSLIVLSCIVYGMAFDFFNISGSLFVETTTDKKIRSSAQGLFMMMTNGFGAVFGSYAAGWAIDKFFTHKFTTASSLSAYLETSPDNPTFLEILKKSFNAMVNPDGTLSSVVMVKDWHNIWLSFAAYALILAVLFAVLFKHKHNPEEISQVKH is encoded by the coding sequence ATGAATTTAAAATTACGACTTACCATCCTCAGTTTTCTTCAGTTCTTCGTTTGGGGAGCCTGGCTGATTACAATGGCCAATTTCTGGTTTGGGACAAAACACTGGGATGGGGCACAGTTTGGAGCCGTTTTCGGAACTATGGGGATCGCTTCCATATTTATGCCTACCATAACCGGTATTATTGCCGATCGGTGGGTGAATGCAGAACGCATATTTGCAGCTTTGCATATTCTTTACGGAATTGTTCTTTTCTTTTTACCGCATTCGGCAGACCCCGATTCGTTTTTCTATGTCATGCTTTTAGCCATGTGTTTTTACATGCCTACGATTGCATTAGCTAATTCTATTTCATATACGGTTCTTAAAAACAGTGATCTGGATGTGGTGAAAGATTTTCCGCCAATCCGTGTGTGGGGAACAATAGGTTTTATCGTGGCCATGTGGATAACCAATCTTACAGGAAATAAAGCTACGGAAGGACAATTTTATATTGCAGGGGGAGTTGCGGTATTTCTTGGAATTTATGCATTAACACTTCCTAAATGTCCGCCTCAGAAATTAATTGATAAAAACGCACCGCTAGCGGAACAGCTGGGACTGAATGCTTTTAAATTATTCAAAGATTATAAAACGGCCCTGTTCTTCTTATTCTCCATGTTATTGGGAGCGGCATTACAGCTTACCAACGCTTATGGTGATGTTTTCTTAAGTGAGTTTGAACATTTTCCAAAATATGCAGATTCATTCGTTGTAAAACGTTCAACCATTATTATGTCGATATCTCAGGTGTCTGAAACATTGTTTATTTTAGCAATTCCATTTTTCTTGAAAAAATTCGGAATTAAAAAGGTAATGCTTATGTCAATGATCGCTTGGGTGTTAAGATTTGCATTCTTTGCATATGGCGTTCCTGAAGGGTTTGGCTTAAGCCTCATTGTTCTTTCCTGTATTGTTTACGGAATGGCATTCGATTTCTTCAATATTTCAGGATCACTTTTCGTGGAAACGACCACAGATAAAAAAATCCGTTCTTCAGCACAGGGACTGTTTATGATGATGACCAATGGTTTTGGGGCGGTGTTCGGAAGTTATGCTGCTGGATGGGCAATCGACAAATTTTTCACTCACAAATTTACCACAGCGTCTTCTTTATCCGCTTACCTGGAAACTTCTCCGGATAATCCTACATTTTTAGAAATTTTAAAGAAAAGTTTTAACGCTATGGTGAATCCGGACGGAACACTTTCATCAGTGGTAATGGTAAAAGACTGGCATAACATCTGGCTTTCATTTGCTGCCTATGCATTAATTCTTGCGGTTTTATTCGCGGTATTATTTAAGCATAAACACAATCCGGAAGAAATTTCCCAGGTTAAACATTAA
- a CDS encoding bifunctional nuclease family protein: protein MDYKQLIIRGISYSQTQSGAYALLLEHEETHIKLPVVIGNFEAQSISLGLEKDIHPPRPLTHDLFTKFIVSANYELVSVIIYQIVDGVFFSNINFKNKTTEEELILDARTSDAVAMAVRFDAPIFTTQQVLNEAGILLELEDVSKEEETFSETVNTEDSLRSVSMEELQKLLDEAVKEEDYDTALEIQEEIKRRKKKID, encoded by the coding sequence ATGGATTATAAACAGCTAATTATTCGCGGAATATCGTACAGCCAGACCCAATCAGGGGCGTACGCATTATTATTGGAACATGAAGAAACACATATAAAATTACCTGTTGTTATAGGAAATTTCGAGGCACAATCCATTTCTCTGGGGTTAGAGAAAGATATACATCCGCCTCGCCCTCTTACGCACGATTTATTTACAAAATTTATAGTTTCTGCCAATTATGAACTCGTTTCCGTTATCATTTATCAGATTGTGGACGGCGTTTTCTTCTCTAATATTAATTTTAAAAATAAAACAACGGAAGAAGAACTTATTCTTGATGCAAGAACTTCTGATGCCGTGGCGATGGCCGTAAGATTTGATGCTCCTATTTTTACCACACAGCAGGTTCTCAATGAAGCAGGAATACTTCTGGAGCTGGAAGATGTGTCCAAAGAAGAGGAGACCTTCTCGGAAACGGTGAATACGGAAGATAGCCTGAGATCAGTTTCTATGGAGGAGCTGCAGAAATTGCTGGATGAAGCGGTGAAGGAAGAAGATTATGATACTGCTCTGGAAATCCAGGAAGAAATTAAAAGGAGGAAAAAGAAAATCGATTAA
- a CDS encoding electron transfer flavoprotein subunit alpha/FixB family protein — MAVFVYAENINGVYKKAAFEAVSYAKAVADQAGDTVTAISVNPTDSSDLLYKYGASNVINIKDEGLKNFSAKAYAQAVSEVAGGNIIVFPHTTDASSIAPMLAVMNGHSLITNVLAAPESLSPLQVKRRAFSGKGFMHAKAESAGVIITVSQNAFGVKESPVSGTEEVKNLSVANEDTKVISHEQSSGKLDLKEAEVVVSAGRGMKGPENWGMIEDLANVLGAATACSKPVSDIGWRPHTEHVGQTGKAISPNLYIAVGISGAIQHLAGVNSSKTIVVINSDAEAPFFKSADYGVVGDAFQIIPALTEKIKAIKG; from the coding sequence ATGGCAGTATTCGTATACGCAGAAAATATAAACGGAGTTTACAAAAAAGCAGCCTTTGAAGCAGTTTCTTATGCCAAAGCTGTTGCAGACCAGGCTGGAGATACCGTGACGGCGATCTCTGTAAATCCAACAGATTCTTCAGATTTGTTATATAAATATGGAGCATCCAATGTAATCAACATCAAAGACGAAGGTCTTAAAAATTTCTCGGCAAAAGCTTATGCTCAGGCAGTAAGTGAAGTGGCAGGCGGCAATATTATCGTTTTCCCTCATACTACTGATGCATCATCTATCGCTCCAATGCTGGCTGTAATGAACGGTCATTCCTTAATTACCAACGTATTGGCGGCTCCGGAAAGTCTTTCACCGCTTCAGGTAAAAAGAAGAGCTTTCTCAGGAAAAGGCTTTATGCATGCAAAAGCTGAATCGGCGGGTGTTATCATCACCGTTTCACAAAATGCTTTCGGGGTTAAAGAAAGCCCGGTTTCAGGAACAGAAGAGGTAAAAAACCTTTCTGTTGCCAATGAAGACACGAAAGTGATCTCTCACGAGCAGAGCTCTGGAAAACTGGATCTTAAAGAAGCTGAAGTGGTAGTTTCTGCAGGAAGAGGGATGAAAGGCCCGGAAAATTGGGGAATGATCGAAGATCTGGCAAACGTTTTAGGAGCTGCTACAGCATGCTCTAAGCCGGTTTCTGATATCGGATGGAGACCTCACACAGAACACGTTGGACAGACCGGTAAGGCGATTTCCCCGAATTTATACATTGCGGTAGGTATCTCGGGAGCAATTCAGCACCTGGCAGGAGTAAACTCTTCAAAAACAATCGTAGTAATCAATAGCGATGCAGAAGCACCATTCTTCAAGTCAGCTGATTACGGTGTTGTGGGAGATGCTTTCCAGATTATCCCTGCATTAACAGAGAAAATCAAAGCAATAAAAGGATAA
- a CDS encoding electron transfer flavoprotein subunit beta/FixA family protein yields the protein MKILVCISSVPDTTSKINFTADKSAFDKNGIQWVINPLDEFALTKAIKLQESQGATVTVINVGDATTEPVIRKALAIGANDAVRVNLDPKDSFSTAKEIAAVAQNGGYDLILCGKESIDYNGGSVPGMVAQLLNQPFVNASVGLDVNGSEATAVREIEGGKETISVKLPAVIAGQKGLVDEKDLIIPNMRGIMSARTKPLQVVESSSSEVKVQGVSFDSVPPRAAVKMVSPDNLDELVRLLHEEAKVI from the coding sequence ATGAAAATATTAGTTTGCATAAGTAGTGTTCCTGATACTACTTCTAAAATTAACTTTACGGCGGATAAGTCCGCATTCGACAAAAACGGAATTCAGTGGGTGATCAATCCGCTTGATGAATTTGCATTAACAAAAGCAATTAAATTACAGGAATCTCAGGGTGCAACAGTAACCGTAATAAACGTAGGTGATGCCACTACCGAGCCTGTTATAAGAAAGGCACTGGCTATCGGTGCAAATGATGCGGTAAGGGTAAATCTTGATCCTAAAGATAGTTTTTCAACCGCTAAAGAAATCGCTGCTGTAGCTCAGAATGGCGGTTATGACCTGATCCTTTGCGGTAAAGAATCTATCGACTATAACGGTGGTTCTGTTCCGGGAATGGTTGCTCAATTATTAAATCAGCCTTTTGTAAATGCTTCCGTAGGACTTGATGTGAATGGAAGTGAAGCAACTGCAGTAAGAGAAATTGAAGGAGGTAAAGAAACTATTTCTGTAAAGCTGCCGGCAGTAATCGCAGGTCAGAAAGGATTGGTAGATGAAAAAGATCTGATTATCCCGAATATGAGAGGAATTATGTCTGCAAGAACAAAACCTTTGCAGGTGGTAGAATCTTCTTCGTCAGAAGTAAAAGTTCAGGGTGTTTCTTTTGACAGCGTTCCGCCAAGAGCTGCCGTAAAAATGGTGTCTCCGGACAATCTTGACGAGCTGGTAAGATTACTTCACGAAGAAGCGAAAGTAATTTAA
- a CDS encoding SDR family oxidoreductase, with product MIKDKVAYITGGTKGIGFGIAKVLLENGVSVAFSGRKRDDVEKAEQELKKYSENVLGIVSDVRSLESEEEAVKYAVEKFGKLDFVIANAGLGVFKPVDQLSAEEWNDMIETNLTGVFYTLKASVEELKKTEGYYITISSLAGANFFENGAGYNASKFGVVGFTQAAMIDLRKYNIKSTVIMPGSVATHFNGNIPSEKDAWKIQPEDMGSLVLDILNMNSRVLPSKIEFRATKPAN from the coding sequence ATGATAAAAGATAAAGTAGCCTATATTACAGGCGGAACCAAAGGAATAGGATTCGGAATTGCAAAAGTTTTACTTGAAAATGGGGTCTCTGTCGCATTTTCAGGGAGAAAAAGAGATGATGTTGAGAAAGCCGAACAGGAATTAAAAAAGTATTCTGAAAATGTTCTGGGAATCGTTTCTGATGTAAGAAGCCTTGAAAGCGAAGAGGAGGCCGTGAAATATGCGGTTGAAAAGTTCGGGAAGCTGGATTTTGTTATTGCCAATGCAGGACTTGGTGTTTTCAAGCCTGTAGATCAATTGTCAGCAGAAGAATGGAATGATATGATTGAAACGAATTTAACAGGAGTTTTTTATACATTAAAAGCGTCTGTAGAAGAACTTAAAAAGACGGAAGGCTATTATATCACCATTTCAAGTCTGGCAGGAGCTAACTTTTTCGAAAACGGAGCAGGTTACAATGCTTCAAAGTTTGGAGTAGTAGGATTTACACAGGCCGCAATGATCGACCTCAGAAAATACAATATCAAATCTACCGTCATCATGCCGGGTTCTGTGGCAACCCATTTCAACGGTAATATTCCTTCTGAAAAAGATGCATGGAAGATTCAGCCGGAAGATATGGGCAGCCTTGTTCTTGATATTTTAAATATGAATTCAAGGGTTTTACCAAGTAAGATCGAATTTAGGGCAACAAAACCAGCAAATTAA
- a CDS encoding T9SS type A sorting domain-containing protein, producing MKKVLLVLLGGMTHLVNAQLTCATATTVTAGTYTAPTITGTYVGTCAPNGDPATPKALWYKYTATANGEVTVSSDLAANPASTDTRVSILSGTCAALACYGGNDDVSATNYKSSVTFPVASGTTYYIQWDNRWSTAGFSWSLTFNASSCIRPNEFSVTSPTAITLNSATLGWGAAIGNPSSYDVQHGLSGFTLGAGTTVNSTTNSAQLNSLPSSQNLSYYIRSNCGATQSAWVGPFSLFLAKTTPYSNSFDAPNLSDGFSGSGWSRSEDDPTDPTAEVLAHTADGFFYTTTSTTASNSQLYSRALSLQAGNANNFNFYTRLYALTTAGGTVPMTLKLYYNTTRSLTGATQIGTAITVNGLTYVQRSASFTVPTTGIYYLIFSNETAATAATTATALLLDTFSLTSVLGTKETTHNNIFLSISPNPTSDILNIKTDSKINAVSVVDMTGRKIEVKMNGSQVDVRSLSTGTYLITVETKEGTSTQKFIKK from the coding sequence ATGAAAAAAGTTTTATTAGTTTTACTTGGTGGGATGACCCATTTGGTAAATGCTCAGTTAACCTGCGCCACAGCCACTACGGTAACAGCAGGTACTTATACAGCACCTACAATAACTGGTACATATGTAGGGACTTGTGCTCCCAATGGAGACCCAGCAACCCCTAAAGCGTTGTGGTATAAATATACTGCGACGGCTAATGGAGAAGTTACAGTTTCTTCAGACTTAGCAGCAAATCCTGCAAGTACTGATACTAGGGTTTCAATTTTATCGGGTACCTGTGCAGCACTTGCCTGCTATGGCGGAAATGATGATGTAAGTGCTACAAATTACAAATCATCGGTTACTTTTCCGGTTGCTTCAGGAACAACTTATTATATTCAATGGGATAATAGATGGAGCACAGCAGGATTTTCTTGGTCTTTGACGTTTAATGCTTCAAGTTGTATAAGACCAAATGAATTTAGTGTAACTTCACCTACGGCGATCACTTTAAATTCAGCCACATTAGGTTGGGGCGCAGCGATAGGCAATCCTAGTTCATATGATGTTCAGCATGGTCTTTCCGGCTTTACTTTAGGAGCTGGTACAACTGTTAATTCAACAACAAACAGTGCGCAGTTAAATAGTTTACCATCAAGTCAAAATCTAAGTTATTATATCAGAAGTAATTGTGGTGCGACTCAGAGCGCTTGGGTAGGTCCTTTTTCATTATTTTTAGCGAAGACCACTCCATATTCTAACAGCTTTGATGCTCCTAATTTATCTGATGGATTCTCAGGTAGTGGCTGGTCTCGTTCTGAAGATGATCCAACTGATCCGACTGCTGAGGTTTTAGCACATACAGCGGATGGTTTCTTCTATACAACGACATCAACTACAGCTAGTAATTCACAACTTTATTCTAGAGCTTTAAGTCTTCAGGCTGGTAATGCAAATAACTTTAATTTTTATACAAGATTATATGCATTAACTACTGCTGGTGGTACTGTGCCTATGACATTAAAACTGTATTATAACACAACAAGAAGCTTAACCGGTGCGACACAAATTGGTACAGCGATAACTGTTAATGGTTTAACCTATGTACAGAGATCTGCAAGTTTTACAGTTCCTACCACCGGAATTTATTACCTGATATTTAGCAATGAAACTGCTGCAACTGCTGCAACTACAGCAACAGCATTATTGCTTGATACATTTAGTTTAACATCTGTTTTGGGAACCAAAGAAACTACTCACAACAATATTTTCTTATCAATTTCTCCAAACCCAACATCTGACATCCTAAACATCAAAACCGATTCAAAAATCAATGCAGTTTCTGTGGTTGATATGACTGGAAGAAAAATTGAAGTTAAAATGAACGGTTCGCAGGTTGATGTGAGATCTCTTTCTACAGGAACGTATTTAATTACTGTAGAGACTAAAGAAGGAACTTCTACTCAGAAATTCATTAAAAAATAA